Proteins co-encoded in one Capnocytophaga ochracea DSM 7271 genomic window:
- a CDS encoding 3'-5' exonuclease, which translates to MELKLSKPICFFDLETTGIDITKDRIVEISILKVYPNGNKESKTWLVNPTIPIPKAASDVHGITDERVAGEPTFKELAKQIHNMIKDSDLAGYNSDRFDIPLLAEEMLRAEVDFDLGNRVSVDVQTIFHKMEQRTLSAAYKFYCGKDLIDAHTASADTNATYEILKAQLDRYDNLENNIKKLSEFTYRKQIADFAGFIGYNDKGEEIFTFGKHKGKRVEDIFDEEPGYFGWLLGADFPLYTKKILTAIKLRKLSATIK; encoded by the coding sequence GTGGAACTAAAATTATCAAAACCTATTTGTTTTTTTGACCTTGAAACTACGGGCATCGATATTACCAAAGACCGAATTGTTGAAATATCTATCTTGAAAGTCTACCCCAATGGCAATAAGGAAAGCAAAACGTGGTTGGTAAACCCTACTATTCCTATCCCCAAAGCTGCCTCAGATGTGCACGGCATTACCGATGAGCGCGTTGCGGGTGAGCCTACTTTTAAAGAGCTTGCCAAGCAAATTCATAATATGATAAAAGATTCCGACCTTGCTGGCTACAATTCCGACCGCTTTGATATTCCTTTACTTGCCGAAGAAATGTTGCGTGCCGAAGTAGATTTTGATTTGGGAAACCGCGTATCGGTAGATGTACAAACTATTTTTCACAAAATGGAACAGCGCACCCTCTCAGCAGCCTATAAATTCTATTGTGGTAAAGACCTTATTGATGCGCATACGGCTTCGGCAGATACCAATGCCACTTATGAAATCCTCAAAGCCCAGCTCGACCGTTATGACAACTTAGAGAACAACATCAAAAAGCTCAGCGAGTTTACTTATCGCAAACAAATAGCCGACTTTGCTGGGTTTATTGGCTATAATGACAAAGGCGAAGAAATCTTTACCTTTGGGAAACACAAAGGTAAACGTGTAGAAGATATTTTTGACGAAGAACCAGGATATTTTGGTTGGCTTCTCGGTGCCGACTTCCCGTTGTATACCAAAAAAATCCTTACGGCTATCAAACTCCGCAAATTATCGGCTACTATTAAATAG
- a CDS encoding DUF3644 domain-containing protein, translated as MEKIRKRKMKSLKDELLIKSREAMLSAVQIFNNPNMMFKSESFIVLSNISWMYLLHAYYKKMNVDYRYYTLKNQRKKYDKTKYKAFKRWELERCLDDDSCPIDENTKHNLKFLIGLRHEIEHQMTTRIDEYLSARFQACCLNYNNYIKNLFGEQYGIDKHLSFSLQFSTINEEHLNQLRNFSDLPKNIATYINVYDEKLSDQDYNDIRYSYRVLFVPKNANHKGQADKVIEFIKKDSPEAEGLNKELILIKERERKKFLPKEIVSIINGKGYRRFRMYEHTLLWKEKDAKNPNKGFGTSVSGTWYWYENWLLEVEKYCSNNRNIFS; from the coding sequence ATGGAAAAAATAAGAAAAAGAAAAATGAAATCATTAAAAGATGAATTATTGATAAAATCAAGAGAAGCAATGCTTTCGGCAGTACAGATTTTTAATAATCCTAATATGATGTTTAAATCAGAAAGTTTTATAGTTTTATCTAATATATCTTGGATGTATTTACTACATGCATATTATAAGAAAATGAATGTTGATTATAGATATTATACTTTAAAAAATCAAAGAAAAAAATATGATAAAACCAAATATAAAGCATTTAAACGTTGGGAATTAGAAAGATGTTTAGATGATGATAGTTGTCCTATTGATGAGAATACAAAACATAATTTAAAATTTTTAATAGGTTTACGTCACGAGATAGAACATCAAATGACAACAAGAATTGATGAATATTTAAGTGCAAGATTTCAAGCGTGTTGCTTGAATTATAATAATTATATTAAAAATCTTTTTGGAGAACAATATGGAATTGATAAACATTTATCATTTTCTTTGCAATTTTCTACAATAAATGAAGAACATTTGAATCAACTGAGAAATTTTTCAGATTTACCTAAAAATATTGCTACTTATATAAATGTTTATGATGAAAAACTTTCAGATCAAGATTATAATGATATAAGATATTCTTATAGAGTGCTTTTTGTTCCAAAGAATGCAAATCATAAGGGACAAGCTGATAAAGTAATAGAGTTTATTAAGAAAGACAGTCCAGAGGCAGAAGGATTGAATAAAGAACTCATTCTTATTAAAGAGAGAGAAAGGAAAAAATTTTTGCCAAAAGAAATAGTTTCAATAATAAATGGAAAAGGTTATAGGAGATTTAGGATGTATGAGCATACTCTTTTATGGAAAGAAAAAGATGCAAAAAATCCAAATAAAGGATTTGGGACATCTGTATCTGGAACTTGGTATTGGTATGAAAATTGGCTATTAGAAGTTGAAAAATATTGTTCTAATAATAGGAATATTTTTTCTTAA
- a CDS encoding heparan-alpha-glucosaminide N-acetyltransferase domain-containing protein, giving the protein MKQRLIFIDVIRAYAICMMLQGHFITALLAESYCDENNPYYHIWHYFTGITAPVFLTISGFIFTYLLIREGERSGVGLKNPRVKKGAKRGLMLIAVACILRKSIYFVDILHCIGLALIIMVGLYLLARNHVRHFLPTMLIGITLLLFTFNETYNQYEYSWLPQVVANYFTPKYGTFFTIFPWLGFVTLGGFMGSLFYYYRNTKHLYTVYTLLLIGIGAIFHFQYHTFHFLYSITGWGHFESLARNGFLFLRMGDTLWTFAVFVILRNVLTAHFLQRIGQNTLSIYIIHSIALYHFIPYFNLDHYLHKSLNPTQAVIGAIAFVIGILILSFYYHKVSKYIKEKYLNKKTIEK; this is encoded by the coding sequence ATGAAACAACGACTGATATTTATCGATGTAATACGCGCTTATGCCATCTGTATGATGTTACAAGGACATTTTATCACCGCTTTACTTGCTGAATCATACTGTGACGAAAATAACCCTTACTATCATATTTGGCATTATTTCACAGGTATTACCGCACCTGTATTCCTTACCATCTCAGGCTTTATCTTTACCTATTTGCTCATTCGAGAAGGCGAACGCAGTGGTGTAGGACTCAAGAACCCACGTGTAAAGAAAGGAGCAAAACGCGGATTAATGCTTATAGCTGTGGCGTGTATTTTGCGGAAAAGCATCTATTTCGTAGATATTTTGCATTGTATAGGGTTAGCTCTCATCATAATGGTAGGACTCTACTTATTAGCTAGAAATCACGTGAGGCATTTCCTTCCTACAATGCTCATCGGCATTACTTTACTACTTTTCACTTTCAACGAAACCTATAACCAATATGAATACTCTTGGTTACCCCAAGTAGTAGCCAATTACTTCACTCCAAAATACGGTACTTTCTTTACTATTTTTCCGTGGTTAGGCTTTGTAACCTTAGGAGGCTTTATGGGATCGCTATTTTACTATTACAGAAACACCAAACACTTATATACAGTATATACACTACTACTTATTGGCATCGGAGCCATTTTTCACTTCCAATATCACACATTTCACTTCTTATACAGCATTACAGGGTGGGGACACTTTGAAAGTTTAGCACGCAATGGCTTTCTTTTTTTGAGAATGGGTGATACTCTTTGGACATTTGCTGTATTTGTAATCTTACGAAATGTACTTACTGCCCATTTTTTACAACGTATAGGGCAAAATACCCTTTCTATTTACATCATTCACAGTATTGCGCTCTATCACTTTATTCCATATTTCAACTTAGACCATTATCTTCATAAAAGCTTAAATCCTACCCAAGCTGTGATAGGTGCTATTGCCTTTGTGATAGGTATTTTAATTCTTTCATTCTATTATCACAAAGTCAGCAAATATATAAAAGAAAAATATTTAAACAAGAAAACCATTGAGAAATAA
- a CDS encoding carboxy terminal-processing peptidase yields the protein MKNISAVLFLLFISFASCSFTSKKFDNPDKDKDRVLLDIVQHVLENAHFSPIKMDDAFSKKVFDSYLNNIDGQKRYFLQSDINELKKYENRLDDDLKNGEIAFFNLSYERLKQRMKEAEAITKAIFAKPINLNTNETINTDYEKLPFVKNKAELQNRWKQVIIFTTLSTYITKQKEEASKKEKDAKYQPKTNEVLKKESIEATQKTLADMFSMYNDITREEWFSMFVNAITETFDPHSNYMAPDIKEGFDRDMSGKFEGIGAQLQKKTDGIAITNVILGGPVWKGKLLEVGDQILKVAQGAGEPVDVVGMRLDDAVKLIKGPKGTEVRLTVKRVDGTIVDGTIEVVSIIRDVVEIEETYAKSAVITANGKRYGLINLPKFYIDFEDVNQRNAATDVALEIEKLKKENIDGLIVDLRTNGGGSLKTVVDIGGLFIPKGPIVQVKSSRGSRDVLSDNDPKTQWDGSLVILTNELSASASEILAAAMQDYKRAIIIGGKQTFGKGTVQSFVDLNSFLRQNNYGDLGAIKITIQKFYRINGGSTQLKGVESDIVVPDKYKYIDIGERDMPNAMPWDKIEPAKYTPWTNNANFDKAIENSKKRISENQYLKLIDENAQWIKQQQKDNVFPLNYEAYKKVIEKNEEQSKKFKAINDYKSNLKFTSVASDEAKIKNSEDLKLRRDRWHESLEKDVYIDEAVKVLEDLNK from the coding sequence ATGAAAAATATTTCAGCAGTATTATTTTTATTATTTATTTCATTTGCGTCTTGTAGTTTTACAAGTAAGAAATTTGACAATCCAGATAAAGACAAGGATAGAGTGCTTTTGGACATTGTACAACACGTACTGGAAAATGCGCATTTTAGTCCGATAAAAATGGACGATGCTTTCTCTAAGAAAGTATTTGACAGTTATTTGAATAATATTGATGGGCAGAAGCGTTATTTTCTACAATCGGATATCAACGAGTTAAAAAAGTACGAAAACCGTTTGGACGACGATTTGAAAAACGGAGAAATTGCATTCTTCAACCTTTCTTACGAACGCCTCAAACAACGTATGAAAGAAGCAGAAGCAATTACCAAAGCTATCTTTGCTAAACCAATCAACCTGAATACCAATGAAACGATTAATACCGACTATGAGAAGTTGCCTTTTGTAAAGAACAAAGCTGAGTTACAAAACCGCTGGAAACAAGTAATTATTTTCACTACACTTTCCACTTATATCACTAAACAAAAGGAAGAAGCGAGCAAGAAAGAAAAGGACGCTAAATATCAGCCTAAAACCAATGAGGTGCTCAAAAAAGAATCGATAGAAGCTACTCAAAAGACATTGGCTGATATGTTCAGTATGTACAACGACATCACTCGTGAAGAGTGGTTCAGTATGTTTGTGAACGCTATTACTGAGACTTTCGACCCCCACTCCAACTATATGGCACCAGACATCAAAGAAGGTTTCGACCGAGATATGTCGGGTAAGTTTGAAGGTATAGGGGCACAATTACAAAAGAAGACTGATGGAATTGCTATTACCAATGTGATTTTGGGAGGGCCAGTATGGAAAGGTAAACTCCTTGAAGTAGGCGACCAAATCCTAAAAGTAGCACAAGGAGCCGGTGAGCCCGTAGATGTAGTAGGAATGCGTTTAGACGATGCGGTAAAACTTATTAAAGGGCCTAAGGGCACTGAAGTACGCCTTACCGTAAAACGCGTAGACGGTACAATAGTAGACGGTACAATAGAAGTAGTGTCTATCATTCGCGATGTGGTAGAAATTGAAGAAACTTATGCCAAATCGGCAGTGATAACTGCTAATGGTAAACGCTATGGACTTATCAACTTACCTAAATTCTATATCGATTTTGAAGATGTAAACCAACGCAATGCTGCGACTGATGTGGCTCTTGAAATAGAAAAGCTCAAAAAAGAGAATATAGACGGGCTTATTGTAGATTTACGTACCAATGGAGGGGGCTCCTTAAAAACAGTAGTGGATATAGGAGGTTTATTTATTCCTAAGGGACCTATCGTACAAGTAAAATCGTCGCGCGGAAGTCGTGATGTGCTCTCTGACAACGACCCTAAGACACAATGGGACGGTTCGTTGGTAATCCTTACCAATGAGCTTTCGGCATCAGCCTCAGAGATTTTGGCAGCGGCTATGCAAGACTACAAACGCGCTATCATCATAGGTGGTAAACAAACCTTTGGTAAAGGTACCGTACAAAGTTTTGTAGACCTTAATAGTTTCTTGCGCCAAAACAATTACGGCGACCTTGGTGCTATAAAAATTACTATTCAGAAGTTCTATCGTATCAACGGAGGGTCTACTCAGCTAAAAGGTGTAGAAAGCGATATCGTAGTGCCTGATAAATACAAATATATTGACATAGGCGAACGCGATATGCCCAACGCTATGCCTTGGGATAAAATAGAGCCTGCTAAGTACACTCCTTGGACTAACAATGCTAACTTTGATAAGGCAATAGAAAACAGCAAAAAACGCATTAGTGAAAATCAATACTTAAAGCTGATTGACGAAAATGCTCAATGGATAAAACAACAACAGAAAGACAACGTTTTTCCTCTCAACTACGAAGCTTACAAAAAAGTAATTGAGAAAAACGAAGAGCAATCTAAAAAGTTCAAAGCAATTAACGATTACAAATCTAACTTGAAATTCACTTCAGTAGCTTCTGATGAGGCTAAAATAAAAAACAGTGAAGACTTGAAATTACGTCGTGATCGTTGGCACGAAAGTCTTGAAAAAGATGTGTATATAGATGAAGCTGTGAAAGTATTGGAAGATTTGAACAAATAA
- a CDS encoding potassium channel family protein codes for MKNFLVIGLGEFGKSVAKTLYKNKATVLAIDSRESVIKQALSENIIDEAVILDATDEIALKNVVKDDFDTAFVSVGDNIQASILITLQLKELGLKNIICKAVNHTQEKVLYKIGATQVVFPEELMGEKVAYSVLRPTIIEYFKFAEDYFIYEVKVPKSYIGKSLMELNLRHKYEINILAIKHSDGKMNVTPDPNAKLSKDDLLVILSNTNVIDRIV; via the coding sequence ATGAAGAATTTTTTAGTCATAGGATTAGGAGAGTTTGGCAAATCGGTAGCCAAAACACTCTATAAGAACAAAGCCACTGTGCTAGCAATAGATTCGCGTGAGAGTGTTATTAAGCAAGCTCTCAGTGAAAATATCATCGATGAAGCTGTGATTTTGGACGCTACCGATGAAATTGCCCTCAAAAATGTAGTGAAAGACGATTTCGACACTGCTTTTGTGAGCGTAGGCGATAATATTCAGGCGAGTATCCTTATTACTTTGCAGTTAAAGGAATTGGGATTAAAAAACATCATTTGCAAAGCCGTAAACCACACACAAGAAAAGGTTTTATACAAAATAGGTGCTACACAAGTAGTATTTCCAGAGGAATTAATGGGCGAAAAAGTAGCCTATTCCGTTTTGCGACCTACCATTATAGAATATTTTAAGTTTGCTGAAGATTATTTTATCTATGAAGTAAAAGTACCCAAGAGTTATATAGGAAAATCGTTGATGGAACTCAATTTGCGACACAAGTATGAGATAAATATTTTGGCAATAAAGCATTCTGATGGCAAAATGAACGTAACACCCGACCCAAATGCTAAACTTAGCAAAGACGACCTTTTGGTAATACTCTCCAATACCAATGTAATTGATAGAATTGTGTAA
- a CDS encoding RelA/SpoT family protein — METNIDLEEENKAIAREYKELLRISYQTLSDEDKKLIRLAFDTAVDAHKNQRRKSGEPYIFHPIAVAKIVASQIGLDAVAIASALLHDVVEDTDYTIEDMERLFGNTVAHIVEGLTKISSMSRENDISLQAENFRKLLLTMNDDVRVILIKIADRLHNMQTMDSMAEYKQAKIASETLYIYAPIAHRIGLYNIKTELEDLALKYTDPERYNSILNKMEESKEEQQEYIEAFTKIVETSLTQQKIDYSIKGRPKSIYSIYRKMESQGVSFEEVYDKFAIRIIYKSEPAEEKFLAWKIYSIVTDHFRPNPTRLRDWISSPKSTGYEALHITVMGPKGKWVEVQIRSERMHEIAEKGYAAHFKYKHGNQKEEGIEMWLNRLQEIFENSEANAVDFVEDFKLNLYSKEIFVFTPNGEIKSLPKGATPLDFAFYIHTGVGLKTRGAKVNNKLVPLNYVLKSGETVEIITAENVKPTKNWLNYATTAKARSKIKNALKEETKTVAAEGKEILVRKLKQLKITLNEEVMNEMVSYFKTKTSLDIYYQAGTGEISNQMLKDFVSHRTSFFGLFKNKAVKKPTDEPIYSPNVHYDSIVFGKEEESLDYTFSKCCNPIPGDPIFGFVTINEGVKVHKKTCPNAISMQSNYAYRIIQAKWVKSDERDFKVSLKISGIDRDGLISDISKVILDSKFVKLTNINIDTEGNVFSGKVSISINNNATLKKLMQDIKNIKGVDKVNRL, encoded by the coding sequence ATGGAAACAAACATCGACTTAGAAGAAGAAAATAAAGCCATTGCGCGCGAGTATAAAGAACTCTTGCGTATCAGCTATCAAACCCTGAGTGATGAAGATAAAAAGCTCATTCGCTTGGCGTTTGACACCGCTGTTGATGCGCACAAAAACCAACGCCGAAAAAGTGGGGAACCTTACATTTTTCACCCTATTGCCGTAGCTAAAATTGTTGCTTCACAAATAGGATTAGACGCCGTAGCCATTGCGTCGGCTTTGCTACACGATGTAGTAGAAGATACTGACTATACGATTGAAGATATGGAACGGCTTTTTGGTAACACTGTAGCACATATTGTGGAAGGACTTACCAAAATTTCGAGTATGAGCCGTGAAAATGATATCTCTTTACAAGCCGAGAACTTCCGAAAGCTCCTCCTCACGATGAACGACGATGTACGTGTGATTCTCATCAAAATTGCTGACAGACTCCACAATATGCAAACGATGGATTCGATGGCAGAATACAAACAAGCCAAAATAGCTTCGGAAACACTCTATATTTATGCACCTATTGCTCACCGCATTGGTTTGTATAACATCAAAACAGAATTAGAAGACCTCGCCCTTAAATACACTGACCCTGAGCGCTACAATAGTATCCTAAACAAAATGGAGGAATCCAAAGAAGAACAACAGGAATACATTGAGGCGTTTACCAAAATCGTAGAAACTTCTTTGACGCAACAAAAAATTGATTATTCCATCAAAGGGCGACCTAAATCAATCTATTCTATTTACAGAAAAATGGAATCGCAAGGCGTGAGTTTTGAAGAAGTTTACGATAAATTTGCGATTCGCATCATCTATAAAAGTGAACCAGCCGAAGAAAAGTTTTTGGCTTGGAAAATATACTCTATTGTTACCGACCACTTCCGTCCCAATCCCACCCGATTGCGCGATTGGATTTCCTCACCCAAATCTACAGGTTACGAAGCCTTACACATTACCGTAATGGGTCCAAAAGGCAAATGGGTAGAGGTGCAAATACGCAGCGAACGTATGCACGAAATTGCCGAAAAAGGTTATGCAGCCCATTTTAAGTATAAGCACGGCAACCAAAAAGAAGAAGGCATCGAAATGTGGCTTAATAGGTTGCAAGAAATCTTTGAAAACAGCGAGGCAAATGCGGTGGACTTTGTAGAAGACTTTAAACTCAACTTGTATTCCAAAGAGATTTTCGTCTTTACCCCTAATGGCGAGATAAAATCCCTCCCGAAAGGCGCAACTCCCTTAGATTTTGCTTTTTATATCCATACAGGAGTGGGCTTAAAAACGCGGGGAGCTAAAGTAAACAATAAATTAGTGCCCTTAAACTATGTGTTAAAGAGTGGCGAAACGGTGGAAATCATCACTGCCGAAAATGTAAAACCTACTAAAAACTGGCTCAACTATGCCACCACAGCCAAAGCTCGTAGTAAGATAAAAAATGCTTTAAAAGAAGAGACAAAAACCGTTGCCGCCGAAGGAAAAGAGATTTTAGTACGAAAATTAAAACAATTGAAGATTACTCTCAACGAGGAAGTGATGAATGAGATGGTGAGTTACTTCAAAACAAAGACGAGCTTAGATATTTACTATCAAGCAGGCACGGGAGAAATCAGCAACCAAATGTTGAAAGACTTTGTATCGCATCGCACGTCTTTCTTTGGCTTATTCAAAAATAAAGCAGTAAAAAAACCTACCGACGAACCCATTTATTCGCCCAACGTTCACTATGATAGCATTGTGTTCGGCAAAGAAGAAGAATCGTTAGACTATACTTTTTCAAAATGTTGCAATCCTATCCCTGGTGATCCCATTTTTGGATTCGTTACTATCAACGAAGGGGTGAAAGTACACAAAAAAACTTGCCCGAATGCTATTTCGATGCAATCGAATTACGCTTATCGTATCATTCAAGCCAAATGGGTAAAATCTGATGAAAGAGATTTCAAAGTGAGTCTTAAAATTAGTGGTATTGACCGCGATGGACTCATCAGCGATATCTCAAAAGTGATTTTGGATAGCAAATTTGTAAAACTTACCAACATTAATATTGATACCGAAGGCAATGTATTCAGCGGGAAAGTTTCTATTTCTATCAACAATAATGCAACTTTAAAGAAATTGATGCAAGATATTAAAAACATTAAAGGAGTAGATAAAGTAAACAGACTCTAA
- a CDS encoding RNA methyltransferase gives MRKLANSELNRLDIEQFKKAEKTPLIVILDNVRSLNNIGSVFRTCDAFLIEKIYLCGITATPPNKEIHKTALGATDSVAWEYVENTLSAVEKLKEQDVYIISIEQAENSTMLNDFQPNGKQKYAIIFGNEVKGVEQEVVSTSDEVIEIPQYGTKHSLNISVSAGIAIWELAMKLRKHTML, from the coding sequence ATGCGAAAATTAGCAAATAGTGAGCTCAATAGGTTGGATATTGAGCAATTTAAGAAGGCAGAAAAGACACCTTTAATAGTAATTTTGGATAATGTGAGAAGTTTGAACAATATAGGTTCTGTTTTTCGCACTTGCGATGCTTTTTTAATTGAAAAAATATACCTCTGTGGGATTACTGCCACTCCTCCAAACAAAGAGATTCACAAAACAGCTTTGGGTGCGACTGATAGTGTGGCGTGGGAATATGTAGAAAACACACTTTCGGCAGTAGAAAAGCTAAAAGAGCAAGATGTTTATATTATTAGCATTGAGCAAGCTGAAAATTCCACAATGCTGAATGATTTTCAGCCTAACGGAAAGCAAAAATATGCTATTATCTTTGGCAATGAGGTAAAAGGAGTGGAACAAGAAGTGGTTTCAACTTCTGATGAGGTGATAGAAATTCCACAGTATGGTACTAAACATTCTCTGAATATTTCGGTAAGTGCAGGAATTGCTATTTGGGAGTTAGCAATGAAGCTCAGGAAGCATACAATGTTATAA
- a CDS encoding hydrogen peroxide-inducible genes activator has protein sequence MTITQYQYVLAVAKYKNFTTAAEHSFVTQPTLSMQVQKLEEELGVTIFDRSKKPLQVTEIGEQIVKQAQVIVNEAGRMNDIVAQQKGYIGGEFRVGIIPTVSPTLLPMFLTNFINKYPKVCLKIEEQTTENILKKIEDGSYDAGILATPLHNPSIVERPLYYEPFVAYIPQNHRLQNSKTIYSEDLDINDILMLEDGHCFKDSVLNICNQDVIDSKEHFQLKSGSFETLVRLANEGLGMTLLPYLHSLELKEEEKKRIHYFAEPYPAREISLVYHKNELKMQIIKALHDTIAGVIRGAIVFQNVKIISPTRERHRI, from the coding sequence ATGACCATTACTCAATACCAATATGTGTTGGCTGTGGCGAAGTACAAGAACTTTACTACCGCTGCTGAACACAGTTTTGTTACCCAGCCTACCTTGAGTATGCAAGTGCAGAAATTGGAGGAAGAATTGGGGGTTACTATTTTTGACAGGAGCAAAAAGCCTTTACAGGTTACTGAAATAGGAGAACAAATCGTTAAACAAGCCCAAGTAATTGTAAATGAAGCGGGGAGAATGAACGATATAGTAGCGCAACAAAAGGGGTATATAGGAGGTGAGTTTCGCGTGGGAATTATCCCTACCGTCTCCCCTACTCTACTACCTATGTTTCTCACTAATTTCATCAATAAATACCCTAAGGTATGCCTAAAAATTGAGGAGCAAACTACTGAAAACATCTTGAAAAAGATAGAGGACGGGAGTTATGATGCAGGAATTTTGGCAACCCCTCTGCACAATCCGTCGATAGTAGAAAGACCGTTATACTATGAGCCTTTTGTGGCTTATATTCCACAAAATCACCGTTTGCAAAACTCTAAGACTATCTATTCTGAGGATTTGGATATCAACGATATATTGATGCTTGAAGACGGGCATTGTTTTAAGGACAGTGTACTGAATATCTGCAACCAAGATGTGATAGACTCAAAAGAGCACTTCCAACTAAAAAGCGGTAGTTTTGAAACCTTGGTACGCTTGGCTAACGAAGGCTTAGGAATGACTTTGTTACCATATTTACACTCTTTGGAACTGAAAGAGGAAGAAAAGAAACGCATTCACTATTTTGCTGAGCCTTACCCTGCACGCGAAATCAGCTTGGTATATCACAAAAACGAACTAAAAATGCAAATCATCAAAGCTTTACACGACACTATTGCAGGGGTTATACGAGGGGCTATTGTTTTCCAAAATGTAAAAATTATCAGCCCAACAAGAGAAAGGCACAGAATTTGA
- a CDS encoding LLM class oxidoreductase has protein sequence MIDAHKLSIGLLLPIEAYEGAIPKMENQVQLIQRAEMLGFNAVWVRDIPLYTPDFNEVGQMFDPWIYLAHIATLTQSIKFGFASVILPLRHPLHVAKASASLDVLFPKRFMMGVASGDRPVEYPAFNELYESRSTRVLEHMAMLRDLWSKEFPTYNNEYGTLMEKMGDVVPKPLHKNIPMYATGHIGGVNLEWIAKNSDGWIYYPRDFAFTKKVIQDWHKALKQEGEPSKPYIQPVYIDLKDDPDFEPEKMDLGFRLGRNYLLDMFLELGKIGVNHIMLVLKYCSRPASEVLEEIGKEVLPHLK, from the coding sequence ATGATAGACGCACACAAATTATCTATTGGTTTACTACTACCTATTGAAGCATACGAAGGGGCTATTCCTAAAATGGAAAACCAAGTACAACTCATTCAGCGAGCTGAAATGTTAGGCTTTAATGCTGTGTGGGTGCGTGACATTCCTCTATACACTCCTGATTTTAACGAAGTAGGACAAATGTTTGACCCGTGGATATATTTGGCACACATTGCTACTCTTACCCAAAGTATTAAGTTTGGCTTTGCGAGTGTAATACTACCACTGCGTCACCCTTTACACGTAGCCAAAGCTTCGGCGAGTCTTGACGTGCTATTTCCGAAGCGTTTTATGATGGGAGTTGCTTCTGGTGACCGACCTGTAGAATATCCTGCTTTTAATGAACTTTATGAATCACGGAGTACTCGTGTATTGGAGCATATGGCTATGTTACGCGACTTGTGGAGCAAAGAGTTCCCTACCTACAACAATGAGTATGGTACCCTAATGGAAAAAATGGGTGATGTAGTGCCTAAGCCCTTGCATAAAAATATACCAATGTATGCTACAGGGCACATAGGAGGAGTGAATTTGGAATGGATTGCGAAAAACTCGGACGGGTGGATTTACTACCCAAGAGATTTTGCTTTCACAAAGAAGGTAATACAAGACTGGCACAAAGCTCTTAAACAAGAAGGAGAACCCTCTAAACCTTATATTCAACCTGTGTATATTGACCTAAAAGATGACCCTGATTTTGAACCAGAGAAAATGGACTTAGGTTTCCGTTTAGGACGTAACTATTTATTGGATATGTTCTTAGAACTCGGGAAAATAGGGGTTAACCATATTATGCTCGTACTAAAATACTGCTCTCGCCCTGCAAGTGAAGTGCTTGAAGAAATAGGAAAAGAAGTATTGCCACACTTGAAATAA
- a CDS encoding ATP-dependent Clp protease adaptor ClpS yields MLRNNYQEETFDEGDITEFLEGECHLILYNDDVNTFDHVIDTLVKVCHHTFEQAEQCAIIVHFKGKCDVKSGSYSFLKPLCTALLNAGLSAEIEEV; encoded by the coding sequence ATGCTACGAAATAATTATCAAGAAGAAACTTTTGACGAAGGTGATATAACGGAATTTTTAGAAGGCGAATGTCATCTCATTTTATACAATGATGATGTCAATACCTTCGACCACGTTATCGATACCTTAGTAAAGGTTTGTCATCACACCTTTGAACAAGCCGAGCAATGCGCTATTATTGTGCATTTCAAAGGAAAATGCGATGTAAAATCAGGAAGTTATAGCTTCCTTAAACCGCTCTGCACCGCGCTTCTTAATGCGGGACTCTCAGCCGAAATAGAAGAAGTATAA